Proteins encoded in a region of the Streptomyces sp. NBC_01298 genome:
- a CDS encoding GNAT family N-acetyltransferase, translating to MTSRETLPTTAPTTPPTTTTSPAPTPAAPPITPPAGGTWQVTAEPFTTPDATLLRRAYYAEVAGRYWRRSVTEAEIDQGLLDFPDDDLAAPTGRFLVGRLDGRPLACGGIRLLDPVTAELTRVYVDPRARGTGGGAALLRVLEDAGRALGAERVRLDTRSDLVEARALYARHGYAEIPAYSSGPYAEHWFEKRLA from the coding sequence ATGACCAGCAGAGAGACGCTCCCCACGACGGCACCCACGACTCCACCCACGACCACGACGTCGCCCGCGCCCACACCCGCGGCGCCTCCCATCACCCCGCCCGCGGGCGGGACCTGGCAGGTCACCGCGGAGCCGTTCACCACCCCGGACGCCACGCTGCTGCGCCGCGCGTACTACGCGGAGGTCGCCGGCCGGTACTGGCGGCGGTCCGTCACCGAGGCCGAGATCGACCAGGGCCTCCTGGACTTCCCGGACGACGATCTCGCGGCGCCGACGGGCCGGTTCCTGGTCGGCAGACTCGACGGCCGGCCCCTCGCCTGCGGCGGGATACGCCTCCTGGACCCCGTCACCGCCGAGCTCACCCGGGTGTACGTGGACCCGCGCGCCCGCGGTACGGGTGGCGGGGCGGCACTGCTCCGGGTCCTGGAGGACGCGGGCCGCGCGCTGGGCGCCGAGCGGGTCCGGCTGGACACCCGGTCCGACCTGGTGGAGGCCCGCGCGTTGTACGCGCGCCACGGGTACGCGGAGATACCCGCGTACAGCTCCGGCCCTTACGCCGAGCACTGGTTCGAGAAGCGCCTGGCCTGA
- a CDS encoding nuclear transport factor 2 family protein, with the protein MSEHPDCALIRRGYEAFGQGAMEKLSTMMTADVIQHVPGGSPISGHHKGREAVLDLYRRMGEETHGTMRLHLDKLLADGRGHVMSFHTTRADRGDRGIEIHEGIFFTIVGGKISDLDVCIEDIGEMEAFWA; encoded by the coding sequence ATGTCGGAGCATCCTGACTGTGCCCTGATCCGCCGCGGCTACGAGGCATTCGGCCAGGGCGCCATGGAGAAGCTGAGCACGATGATGACGGCCGACGTCATCCAGCACGTCCCCGGCGGCAGTCCCATCTCCGGGCACCACAAGGGGCGGGAAGCCGTCCTCGACCTCTATCGCCGGATGGGCGAGGAGACGCACGGCACCATGCGGCTCCACTTGGACAAACTGCTCGCGGACGGCCGTGGCCACGTCATGAGTTTCCACACAACGCGCGCCGATCGCGGAGACCGCGGGATCGAGATCCACGAGGGCATCTTCTTCACGATCGTCGGGGGGAAGATCAGCGACCTCGACGTCTGCATCGAGGACATCGGCGAGATGGAAGCCTTCTGGGCCTGA
- a CDS encoding antibiotic biosynthesis monooxygenase family protein, with protein MSIVKINALTVPDEQREVLEQRFASRAGSVENSDGFEWFELLRPVEGTDQYLVYTRWRSEEDFQAWMEGPMKAAHQGGGAGGAGGGAGGAGGGAGGAGGGAGGGGGGAERPKPAATGSSVWSFEVVQQAAPKQG; from the coding sequence ATGAGCATCGTGAAGATCAACGCCCTCACCGTCCCGGACGAACAGCGCGAGGTTCTGGAGCAGCGGTTCGCCTCCCGCGCCGGCTCCGTGGAGAACTCGGACGGCTTCGAATGGTTCGAGCTGCTGCGGCCCGTCGAGGGCACCGACCAGTATCTCGTGTACACGCGGTGGCGTTCCGAGGAGGACTTCCAGGCGTGGATGGAGGGGCCCATGAAGGCGGCCCACCAGGGCGGCGGCGCGGGCGGTGCCGGTGGCGGCGCGGGCGGTGCCGGTGGCGGCGCGGGCGGTGCCGGTGGCGGCGCGGGCGGCGGCGGTGGCGGCGCGGAGCGGCCGAAGCCTGCTGCCACGGGCTCGTCGGTATGGTCGTTCGAGGTCGTGCAGCAGGCGGCGCCGAAGCAGGGCTGA